In Leucobacter insecticola, one DNA window encodes the following:
- a CDS encoding LLM class flavin-dependent oxidoreductase, whose product MAATPLSILDLATVEAGGSIADAFRHSVEIAQLAERSGYSRVWYAEHHNMPSIASSATAVLIAHIATKTSTIGLGAGGVMLPNHSPLVIAEQFGMLAELHPGRIGLGLGRAPGTDGATFRALRRTHQAAEAFPNDVIELQRYLSDELPRTAVNAYPGRGTRVPLTILGSSLFGASLAAQLGLPYSFASHFAPQALSAAVDYYRSNYVPSQAHPTPYVSAGINVVAAATDAEAEALFRRTELDRIRRFLSRGREQDLTVEEASQLFDTPAATEIRGMLKHTAIGGPERVRSELEAFAKFANVDELVTVHAAPTRAEQLESVRIAAPSDVPRA is encoded by the coding sequence ATGGCCGCAACCCCGCTCTCGATCCTGGATCTCGCAACCGTCGAAGCGGGTGGGAGCATCGCCGACGCCTTCCGCCACTCGGTCGAGATCGCACAGCTTGCGGAGCGGAGCGGCTACTCGCGCGTCTGGTACGCGGAACACCACAACATGCCCTCGATCGCCTCAAGCGCGACAGCGGTGCTGATCGCGCACATCGCAACCAAGACCTCGACCATCGGCTTGGGGGCAGGCGGCGTGATGCTGCCCAACCACTCCCCGCTCGTCATTGCCGAGCAGTTCGGGATGCTCGCCGAACTACATCCTGGCAGGATCGGGCTCGGGCTCGGCCGTGCTCCCGGCACCGATGGAGCAACGTTCCGGGCGCTGCGGCGCACGCACCAGGCGGCGGAAGCATTTCCGAACGACGTCATCGAACTGCAACGATATCTCTCTGACGAGCTCCCTCGCACCGCCGTCAACGCGTATCCGGGGCGCGGCACACGGGTTCCCCTGACGATCCTCGGCTCGAGCCTCTTCGGCGCGAGCCTCGCCGCGCAGCTCGGGCTCCCCTACTCTTTTGCCTCGCACTTCGCACCCCAAGCACTCAGCGCGGCCGTTGATTATTACCGCAGCAACTACGTGCCGAGCCAGGCACACCCAACTCCCTATGTGAGTGCCGGGATCAACGTGGTCGCGGCCGCCACCGATGCGGAGGCTGAAGCGCTGTTTAGGCGCACCGAACTCGACCGGATTCGCCGTTTCCTGTCACGCGGGCGGGAGCAGGATCTGACCGTTGAGGAGGCCTCCCAGCTGTTTGATACTCCCGCGGCCACGGAGATTCGGGGCATGCTGAAGCACACGGCGATCGGCGGGCCGGAGCGGGTGCGCTCGGAACTCGAAGCCTTCGCGAAGTTCGCAAATGTAGACGAACTCGTGACCGTGCACGCGGCTCCCACGCGAGCGGAGCAGCTTGAATCTGTGCGGATCGCGGCGCCCAGCGACGTGCCCCGCGCCTAG
- a CDS encoding helix-turn-helix transcriptional regulator — protein MVRLSHERTRLRTLSARERWRQSPNPATAAKFLTALEADASRSEEELQSLILHGAELDGTDEERAEWSIAWGLHLIYQKGKLDDGLRAIEQAAARIPSEAPRLTAQAVLIQTAFGEIPKEEPFPAVTAVSDVPVEVLIARIQWLLVSGRVAAADGLLANCDLGLSAEPRLVGAAIFTKLTMGDWLEADRLIDQHFSAARSSFDAPRLRVFAFFKALSAFYTHRFEDAEHALVDAASLGVPSAETPVSFVGTSILSAYFAVQRGQRTLMKQHLGALDELGYPEINLPAMQRAVVTGRRLVLDGDRKKAVRTLVDAGNALWERGAKVAAAYLYLDGLQLDPDPEMWTDVHSRLKQIDSPVFMHWTEFVDHLVSRDVESVARSVARIQFKRDGINAPQLAQRALDALGADVTDSPALRELQAIASGKTQAAPTNQVELTARELEVAELIASGLSNPRIAEALVVSTRTVESHVNRLMKKLGAQQRSDIRTYLLATGLWS, from the coding sequence ATGGTCCGCCTATCCCATGAACGTACGCGCCTGCGCACCCTCAGCGCTCGCGAGCGCTGGCGTCAATCCCCAAATCCGGCGACCGCAGCGAAGTTTCTCACAGCCCTCGAGGCAGACGCCTCGCGCTCGGAAGAGGAACTCCAGTCGCTGATCCTGCACGGCGCCGAACTAGACGGTACTGACGAAGAACGCGCGGAGTGGAGTATCGCCTGGGGGCTCCACCTCATCTATCAGAAGGGCAAGCTCGATGATGGCCTTCGTGCGATTGAGCAGGCCGCGGCGCGAATTCCCTCAGAGGCTCCGCGACTCACGGCGCAGGCCGTTCTTATACAGACGGCATTCGGCGAGATCCCCAAAGAGGAGCCGTTCCCGGCTGTCACAGCGGTTTCTGATGTTCCAGTAGAAGTACTGATTGCTCGGATCCAGTGGCTGCTCGTGAGCGGTCGGGTTGCTGCGGCGGACGGACTCTTGGCCAATTGCGATCTGGGGCTTTCAGCTGAGCCCAGGCTTGTCGGGGCCGCAATATTCACCAAACTTACGATGGGGGACTGGCTCGAAGCCGATCGACTGATCGATCAGCACTTTTCCGCCGCTAGAAGCAGCTTTGACGCCCCACGCCTTCGTGTGTTCGCTTTCTTCAAGGCGCTGTCGGCGTTCTACACGCACCGATTCGAGGATGCCGAGCACGCGCTGGTCGATGCAGCTTCCCTCGGCGTGCCCTCCGCGGAGACACCCGTTTCGTTTGTGGGAACCTCGATCCTCAGCGCTTACTTCGCGGTCCAGCGCGGCCAACGGACTCTCATGAAGCAGCACCTGGGTGCGCTTGATGAACTCGGGTACCCAGAAATAAATCTACCTGCCATGCAGCGCGCTGTCGTGACCGGACGACGACTCGTTCTCGACGGAGACCGCAAGAAAGCGGTGCGCACACTGGTTGACGCGGGCAACGCACTCTGGGAGCGCGGAGCTAAGGTTGCCGCTGCGTACCTCTACCTCGATGGTCTGCAACTTGATCCGGACCCCGAGATGTGGACGGATGTCCACTCCCGTCTGAAGCAGATCGACAGTCCCGTCTTTATGCACTGGACAGAGTTTGTGGATCATCTGGTCTCTCGTGATGTCGAAAGTGTGGCTCGCAGTGTGGCCCGGATCCAGTTTAAGCGCGACGGCATTAACGCCCCGCAGCTTGCCCAGCGAGCCCTGGACGCGCTAGGAGCCGACGTCACTGATAGTCCTGCGCTGCGGGAGCTACAGGCGATCGCCTCGGGCAAAACTCAGGCCGCTCCGACAAACCAGGTCGAACTGACGGCACGGGAGCTCGAAGTTGCGGAGCTTATCGCCTCGGGGCTTTCGAACCCGCGGATCGCCGAAGCCCTCGTTGTCAGCACCAGAACAGTTGAGTCTCACGTCAACCGACTGATGAAGAAGCTTGGTGCGCAACAGCGCAGCGACATTCGTACCTATCTGCTCGCTACTGGCCTCTGGAGTTAA
- a CDS encoding NAD(P)/FAD-dependent oxidoreductase, protein MQEEGSNHWGRAERHGTTSGIRVGGSAGAEIPELVCFEKQQDWGGQWNYTWRTGLDEHGEPVHSSMYRNLWSNGPKEGLEFADYTFDEHFGRPISSYPPRPVLWDYIAGRLQHSDVRKYVRFETVVRLIEFNDEDKQFTVISEHLPSGDTTVEVFGHVVVASGHFSFPNTPELPGIETFPGMVSHAHDFLGAESLKDLDVLVVGSSYSAEDIGSQAYKMGAKSVTASYRSEPMGYDWPAGFEERQGIECIAGNTVTFGDGTSRHIDAIVLCTGYAHKYPFLPHELALSGPNTVYPAGLYRGVVWQQNPGLFYLGAQDQWFTFNMFDAQAWYVRDLIMGRADLPDAAERDASMASWHARFERLQGSSDEIRFQAEYVRDLIQQTDYPEFDLDEVVNIFLAWKLDKKDDIMGYRDRCYRSVITGTMAAPHHTPWIEELDDSLERYLAAARA, encoded by the coding sequence GTGCAAGAAGAGGGTAGCAATCATTGGGGCCGGGCCGAGCGGCATGGCACAACTTCGGGCATTCGAGTCGGCGGCTCGGCAGGGGCCGAGATCCCCGAGCTCGTGTGCTTTGAGAAGCAGCAAGACTGGGGTGGCCAGTGGAACTACACCTGGCGCACCGGGCTTGACGAACACGGTGAGCCCGTGCACTCGAGCATGTACCGTAACCTGTGGTCGAACGGGCCCAAGGAAGGGCTCGAGTTCGCCGACTACACCTTTGACGAGCATTTCGGGCGTCCGATCTCCTCGTATCCACCGCGTCCGGTTCTCTGGGACTACATCGCTGGCAGGCTACAACACTCCGATGTGCGCAAGTACGTGCGTTTTGAGACGGTTGTGCGTCTCATTGAGTTCAACGACGAAGACAAGCAATTCACCGTCATCAGTGAGCACCTCCCGAGCGGGGATACAACCGTCGAGGTCTTTGGCCATGTAGTTGTGGCGAGCGGTCACTTCTCCTTCCCGAACACCCCTGAACTGCCCGGCATCGAGACGTTCCCGGGTATGGTTTCGCACGCGCACGACTTCCTTGGCGCCGAGTCCCTCAAGGATCTCGACGTGCTCGTTGTCGGATCAAGCTATTCCGCGGAGGACATCGGCAGCCAGGCATACAAGATGGGCGCCAAATCGGTGACGGCGAGCTATCGCAGCGAGCCCATGGGATACGACTGGCCCGCTGGCTTTGAAGAGCGTCAGGGCATTGAGTGCATCGCAGGCAATACCGTCACGTTCGGTGATGGGACCTCGCGACACATTGATGCAATCGTGTTGTGCACAGGCTATGCGCACAAGTACCCGTTCTTGCCGCACGAGCTCGCGCTCTCGGGTCCGAACACCGTATACCCCGCGGGTCTCTACCGCGGGGTCGTGTGGCAGCAGAATCCCGGACTCTTCTACCTGGGGGCGCAGGACCAGTGGTTCACCTTCAACATGTTCGATGCTCAGGCCTGGTACGTGCGTGACCTGATCATGGGCCGTGCGGATCTCCCCGATGCCGCCGAGCGTGACGCATCAATGGCATCCTGGCATGCGCGATTTGAACGGCTCCAGGGGTCGAGTGACGAGATCCGCTTCCAAGCTGAATACGTGCGAGACCTTATCCAGCAGACCGATTACCCGGAGTTTGATCTTGACGAGGTGGTCAACATCTTCTTGGCCTGGAAACTCGACAAGAAGGACGACATCATGGGCTACCGAGATCGCTGCTACCGCTCGGTGATTACCGGTACGATGGCCGCACCTCATCACACGCCGTGGATTGAAGAACTCGATGACAGTCTCGAACGCTACCTGGCCGCTGCGCGGGCTTGA
- a CDS encoding helix-turn-helix domain-containing protein yields MMSDTLSLEVSELTSGWESRVVEFIRQSLDRGGRVVLSSETPTLTPQEFAEHLQISRSTVMRRIGEGAIAASRRGNRYRIPKSEVERFRALYVRELAASFAEDF; encoded by the coding sequence ATGATGAGTGACACGCTTTCGCTCGAGGTTTCTGAGCTCACTTCTGGCTGGGAGTCAAGGGTTGTCGAATTTATTCGGCAGTCGCTTGATCGGGGCGGCAGGGTCGTATTGAGTTCTGAAACGCCGACGCTCACCCCGCAAGAGTTTGCGGAACACCTGCAAATATCGCGATCCACCGTAATGCGGCGAATCGGCGAGGGTGCGATTGCTGCGTCGCGTCGAGGGAATCGGTACCGCATACCAAAGTCCGAGGTCGAGAGATTTCGAGCGCTTTACGTTCGCGAGTTGGCGGCTTCGTTCGCTGAAGATTTCTAA
- a CDS encoding Tex family protein: MTSQPRTPAPESLPIAHQIATELGVRDEQVQATIALLDAGSTVPFIARYRKEVTGGLDDTQLRTLEERLRYLRELAERRGAILDAIRDQGKLTQELTEQINLADTKARLEDIYLPYKTKRRTRAQIAREAGLEPLADALLGDPSLDPVATAQSYVDSEKDVPDASSALDGARNILTERFGEDANLIGRLRERLWREGRMVSSVKKGAEEKGAKFADYFDFSEPLTKLPSHRILALFRGEKEGVLTLGIDPEPDTSPDSPADRAVTAYELAIATHFGISEQGRAADAWLLEAVRVSWRGRILLRLELDVRGRLREQAEEAAIAVFASNLRDLLLASPAGERTTLGLDPGLRTGTKVAVVDATGKVLAHDTIYPHAPHNKWQEALTRLDALVAAHGVDLVAIGNGTASRETDALAAELVALRPERKLTKVMVSEAGASVYSASAFASQELPELDVSIRGAVSIARRLQDPLAELVKIDPKSIGVGQYQHDLPDVSLSRALDAVVEDCVNGVGVDLNTASVPLLTRVSGIGSGLAESIVSHREANGPFASRAALKKVPRLGPKAFELCAGFLRVRGGKNPLDVSGVHPESYPLVDQIARASGTPVTELLGNTQTLSRVRAADFVSDSFGLPTVTDVLAELEKPGRDPRPLFTTATFAAGVNTVSDLRPGMILEGVVTNVAAFGAFVDVGVHQDGLVHISALSDKFVTNPRDVVKPGDVVRAKVMDVDVARKRISLSLRLDDEVGGEKKGARTPKPSTREDRRAPAGSARKAKAATPPANTAMAEALRAAGIRVE, from the coding sequence GTGACATCTCAGCCTCGCACCCCAGCACCAGAGTCCCTACCCATCGCACACCAGATCGCCACAGAACTCGGCGTCCGTGACGAACAGGTGCAGGCCACGATCGCACTGCTTGATGCGGGATCGACCGTGCCGTTCATCGCCCGCTACCGCAAAGAGGTCACCGGCGGCCTCGATGACACGCAACTGCGCACGCTCGAAGAACGGCTGCGGTACCTGCGCGAACTGGCCGAGCGCCGTGGGGCGATTCTCGACGCGATTCGGGATCAGGGCAAGCTCACTCAGGAACTCACCGAGCAAATCAACCTCGCAGATACCAAGGCGAGGCTTGAAGACATCTATCTGCCCTACAAAACGAAGCGTCGCACGCGCGCCCAGATCGCGCGGGAAGCGGGGCTTGAACCGCTCGCCGACGCGCTGCTTGGGGATCCCAGCCTCGACCCCGTCGCCACGGCGCAGTCATACGTTGATTCGGAAAAGGACGTGCCCGACGCGAGCAGTGCGCTCGACGGCGCCCGCAATATCCTGACCGAGCGCTTCGGCGAAGATGCTAACCTCATTGGGCGACTCCGCGAGCGACTGTGGCGGGAGGGCCGCATGGTGTCGAGCGTGAAGAAAGGCGCCGAGGAGAAGGGTGCCAAATTCGCCGACTACTTCGACTTTTCGGAGCCGCTGACTAAGCTCCCCTCCCACCGCATCCTGGCGCTCTTTCGCGGCGAAAAAGAAGGCGTGCTGACGCTCGGCATCGATCCCGAACCCGACACCAGCCCAGATTCCCCCGCTGATCGCGCCGTGACCGCCTACGAGTTGGCGATTGCCACGCACTTTGGAATCAGCGAACAGGGCCGGGCCGCCGATGCGTGGCTTCTCGAAGCGGTGCGGGTCAGCTGGCGCGGACGCATTCTCCTGCGCCTCGAGCTCGATGTGCGCGGCCGGCTGCGCGAGCAGGCCGAAGAAGCGGCAATCGCCGTGTTTGCCTCGAATCTGCGAGACCTGCTGCTCGCATCCCCCGCGGGCGAGCGCACCACCCTCGGGCTCGATCCGGGCCTGCGCACCGGCACCAAAGTCGCCGTGGTGGATGCAACAGGAAAGGTGCTCGCACACGACACGATCTACCCGCACGCCCCACACAACAAGTGGCAGGAGGCGCTCACCCGGCTTGATGCGCTCGTCGCGGCACACGGGGTGGATCTGGTCGCGATCGGCAACGGCACGGCCTCTCGCGAGACGGATGCGTTGGCCGCCGAGCTCGTCGCGCTGCGCCCGGAACGCAAGCTGACAAAGGTGATGGTGTCCGAGGCCGGGGCGTCGGTGTATTCGGCGTCCGCGTTCGCCTCGCAGGAGCTTCCGGAGCTTGACGTGTCGATCCGCGGCGCCGTGTCGATTGCGCGCCGGCTGCAGGATCCGCTCGCCGAGCTCGTAAAGATCGACCCGAAGTCGATTGGGGTGGGTCAGTACCAGCACGATCTCCCCGACGTGTCGCTGTCTCGTGCGCTGGATGCGGTGGTCGAAGACTGCGTCAACGGTGTCGGCGTGGATCTGAACACCGCTTCGGTGCCGCTCCTCACACGGGTGTCGGGCATTGGATCGGGTCTCGCAGAAAGCATTGTGAGCCACCGCGAGGCGAATGGACCGTTCGCTTCCCGTGCCGCACTCAAGAAGGTCCCCAGGCTCGGGCCGAAAGCGTTTGAGTTGTGCGCCGGGTTCCTCCGCGTGCGCGGTGGCAAGAACCCCCTCGACGTCTCCGGCGTTCACCCCGAAAGCTACCCGCTTGTCGACCAGATCGCGCGGGCAAGCGGCACACCCGTTACCGAGTTGCTCGGCAACACGCAGACTCTCTCGCGGGTGCGGGCAGCTGATTTCGTGAGCGATTCCTTTGGGCTGCCAACGGTCACCGATGTGCTTGCTGAGCTGGAGAAACCCGGCCGGGATCCGCGTCCGTTATTCACCACCGCGACCTTCGCTGCGGGAGTCAACACCGTCTCCGACCTGCGCCCCGGAATGATCCTGGAGGGGGTGGTCACAAACGTCGCAGCCTTTGGTGCCTTTGTCGACGTCGGTGTGCACCAGGACGGGCTCGTGCATATCTCGGCACTCAGCGACAAGTTTGTGACGAATCCGCGTGACGTCGTCAAGCCGGGAGACGTGGTGCGCGCGAAAGTGATGGACGTCGACGTGGCACGCAAGCGGATCTCACTGAGCCTGCGGCTTGACGATGAGGTGGGCGGCGAAAAGAAGGGTGCTCGCACCCCTAAGCCGTCGACTCGCGAAGACCGGCGGGCGCCAGCGGGCTCAGCCCGCAAGGCGAAAGCGGCCACCCCGCCCGCGAATACCGCGATGGCGGAGGCGCTTCGCGCCGCCGGGATCCGAGTGGAGTGA
- a CDS encoding HAD family hydrolase, producing MLARVAPQDRHIIALDLDGTVLSHGAFGTAGGDPESGYISAGLQAAIRGLHEMGHEVVISTGRSVDATLPVVERLGIRPEWVIACNGAVTLKRDALAPRAYRREYVEAFDPSDALLRIRTQLVSARFAVELADGGFLYTEEIPTGTLPSQQKKVPFEELLGVQASRVVVVSPDHHLEDFLSVVESLGLTHVSYAIGQTSWLDIAPDGVTKASALEVVASKLDIDRSRVFAAGDGRNDIDMLRWAARHGDSVAMGQAVPEVQAAAARVTGSVEEDGLLVALRQRFPELSLV from the coding sequence ATGCTGGCACGAGTGGCTCCCCAGGACCGACACATCATCGCGCTGGATCTGGACGGCACTGTGCTCAGTCACGGCGCTTTCGGTACGGCGGGCGGCGATCCCGAATCCGGATATATCTCAGCCGGGTTGCAGGCCGCGATCCGTGGACTCCACGAAATGGGTCACGAGGTCGTGATCTCGACGGGGCGGTCGGTCGACGCAACGCTTCCCGTTGTGGAGCGACTCGGGATCCGGCCGGAGTGGGTCATCGCGTGCAATGGAGCGGTCACGCTGAAGCGAGATGCGCTCGCGCCTCGTGCCTACCGGCGTGAATACGTGGAGGCTTTCGACCCGAGCGACGCGCTGCTCAGGATCCGGACCCAGCTGGTGAGTGCGCGCTTCGCCGTTGAACTGGCTGACGGCGGATTTCTGTACACGGAGGAGATCCCGACCGGTACGCTGCCTTCGCAGCAGAAGAAGGTGCCGTTTGAGGAACTGCTTGGTGTGCAGGCATCGCGGGTTGTTGTGGTCTCGCCGGATCACCACCTTGAGGACTTTTTGAGCGTTGTTGAGTCGCTCGGCCTGACCCATGTTTCCTACGCTATTGGTCAGACCTCCTGGCTCGATATCGCGCCGGATGGTGTCACCAAGGCGAGCGCGCTCGAGGTCGTCGCGTCGAAGCTGGATATTGACCGCTCCCGCGTGTTTGCTGCGGGTGACGGGCGGAACGATATCGATATGTTGCGCTGGGCCGCGCGTCACGGCGATTCCGTCGCGATGGGCCAGGCGGTGCCTGAGGTGCAGGCCGCGGCCGCGCGTGTCACTGGATCGGTCGAAGAAGACGGCCTGCTTGTGGCCCTGCGGCAACGCTTTCCTGAACTCTCGCTGGTGTAG
- the serS gene encoding serine--tRNA ligase: protein MIDPVALRNDPESVKRSQRVRGNDEALVDHALAADASRRAALTEFESLRAEQNAFGKRVKTAAKEEKPALIAHAQELAASVKAAEASAKQADAEFEEIAARIENIVIDGVPSGGEENFVTLREVGEKPSFDFEPRDHLELGEMLGAIDMERGAKVSGARFYFLRGVGARLEIALMNMALDRALSHGFTPLITPTLVKPEIMHGTGFLGEHASEVYHLPEQDLFLTGTSEVALAGYHADEIIDLSGGALRYAGWSTCYRSEAGSHGKDTRGILRVHQFNKLEMFVYTDPADAEAEHDRLVSWQEEMLRSLGLHYRVIDVAAGDLGSSAARKFDIEAWVPTQGTYRELTSTSNCTTYQSRRLATRYRTEGGKPAPVATLNGTLATTRWLVAILETHQQADGSVVVPEALRPYLGGLEVLTPTGQKA, encoded by the coding sequence GTGATCGATCCAGTAGCGCTCCGCAATGATCCCGAGTCCGTTAAGCGTTCGCAGCGTGTGAGAGGCAATGACGAGGCGCTGGTGGACCACGCGCTTGCGGCAGACGCGTCACGCCGGGCCGCGCTGACCGAGTTCGAGTCGTTGCGCGCAGAGCAGAACGCGTTTGGCAAGCGTGTGAAGACCGCCGCAAAAGAAGAAAAGCCGGCGCTCATCGCCCACGCGCAAGAGCTCGCGGCGTCTGTCAAGGCGGCCGAGGCCAGCGCAAAGCAGGCGGACGCCGAATTTGAGGAGATCGCCGCTCGCATCGAAAACATCGTGATCGACGGTGTGCCGAGCGGCGGCGAGGAGAACTTCGTCACCCTGCGCGAGGTGGGCGAGAAGCCGAGCTTTGATTTTGAGCCGCGTGATCACCTTGAACTCGGCGAGATGCTGGGGGCGATCGACATGGAGCGCGGTGCCAAGGTTTCTGGTGCGCGGTTCTACTTCCTGCGCGGTGTGGGGGCCCGGCTTGAGATCGCGCTCATGAATATGGCGCTGGATCGTGCACTCTCCCACGGCTTTACGCCTCTGATTACGCCAACCCTTGTGAAGCCTGAGATCATGCACGGCACCGGGTTCCTGGGGGAGCACGCCTCGGAGGTGTATCACCTCCCTGAGCAGGATCTGTTCCTCACCGGCACGAGTGAGGTTGCGCTGGCCGGGTACCACGCCGACGAGATCATTGATCTGAGCGGCGGCGCCCTTCGCTACGCCGGGTGGTCGACCTGTTACCGCAGCGAGGCTGGATCTCACGGTAAAGATACGCGCGGCATCCTTCGCGTGCACCAGTTCAACAAGCTTGAGATGTTCGTCTACACCGACCCGGCAGACGCCGAGGCAGAGCACGATCGCCTGGTCTCCTGGCAGGAGGAGATGCTTCGCTCGCTCGGGCTGCACTATCGTGTCATCGACGTTGCCGCGGGGGATCTCGGATCCAGCGCCGCGCGAAAGTTCGATATTGAAGCTTGGGTGCCGACGCAGGGCACCTACCGTGAACTCACTTCGACGAGCAACTGCACGACCTATCAGTCGCGCAGGCTCGCGACCCGGTACCGCACCGAGGGTGGGAAGCCGGCCCCGGTTGCGACACTCAACGGCACTCTCGCCACCACCCGCTGGCTGGTCGCGATCCTCGAGACGCATCAGCAGGCGGATGGCAGCGTCGTTGTCCCGGAGGCACTGCGTCCCTACCTCGGCGGGCTCGAAGTCCTCACGCCCACCGGGCAGAAAGCGTAA
- a CDS encoding diacylglycerol/lipid kinase family protein produces MTSTPTRQQPSAAVVYHPLKTELPKLRAEIATQEHAAGWGATRWYETAEEDAGLGAARRALADGASVVIASGGDGTIRAVAEALRGTGVPLVVVPQGTGNLLARNLGVPLGRLSEAIKAAFTGVNRAIDLGVLTIVREDESEDQHVFLVLAGMGLDARTISATRATLKKRLGWLAYVDAGVRTMLNDKPLQIHFSVDGAEMKSISVFTVMIGNCGLMPGGVLLIPDAKMDDGLLDVVALKPLGAFSWLRIWNKIGWENGVLRKSKAGRKIIDLVNDTRNVTYVQAKSYAVSVPTPEPIQLDGDDFGFALAANGRVDPGALIVRVLPEW; encoded by the coding sequence ATGACGAGCACCCCGACGCGCCAGCAACCTAGCGCAGCCGTCGTGTACCACCCGCTCAAGACGGAGCTGCCGAAGCTACGCGCCGAAATTGCCACTCAGGAACACGCTGCGGGCTGGGGTGCGACTCGCTGGTATGAGACCGCAGAAGAGGATGCCGGTCTCGGGGCGGCAAGACGCGCTCTCGCCGACGGCGCAAGCGTGGTGATTGCGAGCGGTGGCGACGGCACTATTCGCGCGGTTGCCGAGGCGCTGCGAGGAACCGGGGTCCCGCTCGTCGTTGTTCCGCAGGGCACCGGCAATCTGCTCGCCCGGAACCTCGGTGTTCCGCTCGGCAGATTGAGCGAAGCGATCAAGGCGGCCTTCACCGGCGTAAACCGAGCGATCGATCTCGGTGTGCTCACCATCGTGAGGGAGGACGAATCGGAGGATCAGCACGTGTTTCTTGTGCTGGCGGGCATGGGCCTCGACGCTCGCACTATCTCGGCGACTCGAGCGACCCTGAAGAAACGTCTCGGCTGGCTCGCGTATGTCGACGCCGGGGTACGCACGATGCTGAATGACAAGCCGCTGCAGATCCACTTCTCGGTGGACGGGGCCGAGATGAAATCCATCTCTGTGTTCACAGTGATGATCGGCAACTGCGGGCTGATGCCAGGTGGAGTGCTGCTCATTCCCGACGCAAAAATGGACGACGGCTTACTTGACGTTGTTGCGTTGAAACCGCTCGGAGCATTTTCTTGGCTCAGGATCTGGAACAAGATCGGCTGGGAAAACGGCGTCTTACGGAAATCAAAGGCTGGTCGGAAGATTATCGATCTGGTGAACGACACCCGCAATGTCACTTATGTGCAGGCCAAAAGTTACGCGGTCTCGGTGCCAACACCTGAGCCGATCCAGCTCGACGGCGACGACTTTGGTTTCGCGCTGGCCGCAAACGGACGGGTGGATCCGGGCGCGCTCATTGTGCGGGTACTGCCTGAGTGGTAG